TCAGGGGCGGTAAAGGGAGGACGAACACGAGAGCATGGCGGTTGATTTGGTGGACTTGGTCAATTTGGAGGGATTTGGTATGGGTCTGACTTGTCGTATTTGACATGAAGGACGTGTCTGGGCGTTCCCATATCTGCCCCACATATGGGATAGGTATGAGAGGGTGCAACACTGCATGGATGTTGGCTGGGTTTGGGGGGGCGTCTTTTGGGTGCCTTTTTCTTTTTTGTCCAGACCCTGGGTTTGCATTTTTTTTGTCAGGCCCTATGGGCTGTCCGCCGAGACGTTTAGGgaggaagtgtgtgtgtgggggggggggttccggttgGGTGGCATTTCTTGGCCAGGCTGTCTGCCCGGACGTTTAGAGAGGAAGTGGCGTGTCTGGTTGGGTGACATTTTTTTGCCCGGGCCAGTCCACCAAACATTTAGGGAATAAGTGTGtatgggggggggggtccggttgGGTGGCATTTTTTATCCAGGCTGTCTGCCCGGACGTTTAGAGAGGAAGTGGCGTGTCTGGTTGGGTGACGTTTTTTTTgcccgggcaagtccaccaaacaTTTAGGGAATAAGTGTGGTTGGGGGGGGTCCGGTTGGGTGGCATTTTTATCCAGGTTGTCTGCCCGGACGTTTAGGGAGGAAGTGGCGTGTCTGGTTGGGTGACATTTTTTTGCCCGGGCCAGTCCACCAAACATTTAGGGAATAAGTGTGTATGGGGGGGGTCCGGTTGGGTGGCATTTTTTATCCAGACTGTCTACCCGGACGTTTAGAGAGGAAGTGGCGTGTCTGGTTGGGTGACATTTTTTTGCCCGGGCCAGTCCACCAAACATTTAGGGAATAGGTGTGtatgggggggggggagtgggtgggTCTGGTCTAGATGCTCTAGGaagtacaaagcacctcaaacaAATAAAAAAGTTATAGAGGACCTTGCACCACCGCCTCTCATGAGAACTAGCCGCCAATGCGTTGTCGTTGCCGTTGCCCAAACGGAGCCGGCTTAACCTTGTAAATGGCAACAGGGAAGCCTTCGTGCACGTGCACTAAAGTCTAGCGCTCCAGTGCAGCAATCGACGCCGTTGGATCCCTGAATCAATCTGAAGTGCCTGACATCGGATTTCATTGTCACACACGTACAACGAAAAACCCTAACATCACCGCCCCAAGGGACGACCTAAATCTACGTCGGAGCTCCGCCTACTTCGTCCCAGTGGATGAACTCGAGGATGGTCGTGGCTTGGAAGACCAACTTGATGATGAAGCTTCACAATCCGCCGAGCTCCGCCCCCGCGAGAAAAAAAAACCTAACATAAACTATCGGCCAGAGCCAAGGCACCAGGACTCCCCTTCCTCCCACCGATTGgccgaggagcatgcatatggagGTGGATCTATTGGCTCGCCGACGAAGCACAACAAGTTATATATGCCAAAAAGCATACTATTTGAAAGTTATATTATACACCAAACGCATACTATTTAAAAGTCCATGATATATCGGAAgcgtttcattttcttctttcatGTGATGGCGGTTTCCGACCGACGACTTGTCTTCATCTTCCCCAAATCTTGCTCCGACGGCTTGGGATTGCTCAGGCTCTTGCCCAGGGCGAAATCCTCGCTCGGCCTTTCGATGCCGGCAGCGGCGGCACCTGCGGGTGCCACACCCTTCTCGGAAGGGCTGCCATGGGCGTCATCTGTGTCTCTCTTCGAGCAGCGGGGGAAACCCGATGTCCGATTATCCAATGTTGGTCGTCGTGTTGGTTTGTTTTGGGCTTGCTTCCTAGGGCGGGCGAGTTTAGGGACCGAGCATCCCATGTCTCTATGCTCCGAGCATCATGCCCACGCCTTGTATATTTGTGCCATGCGTAGTATCATCTCTTGCGTTCGCAAGACTGAGCCGGTATATcacaggaataaatgcgagcaccaggatttgaaccctggtgggctgggaataccacagtccctctaaccatccaaccacaggttagtTTGCAGTAGATCTGATTTTTTTGAATatatttttttgaacatcagtacagacacaaagcgctcatatacacgcgctgAATAGAAAAATTCCACGGAGGGTGAATGTGTATATATACGGCCAAAATCTGTTATCGCTCGCACGTCTGATCCGGTCTGAACGTGCTTGTGGCATACATGGCGACGTACCTTGCACAACCTTCTACGGGGTGCGGTAATTAAGGTTGCGTGACGTTACGTGCAACAGCCGCTTTCGCTTCCGACTCTCTCCCGTTTCGATAAGAACCAGCCAGCCAACGACCTCCCTTCCCCCCATCCCCATTGCTGCCCAGCAACAACACGCCTCCCTCCCGCGACCCCAAAATCATCAGTCAGCGCGAGCGAGAGATCTCTCCCTGCTTCTTCTTCCATGGAGAAGGCGATCGACCGGCAGCGCGTGCTCCTCGcgcacctcctcccctcctcctccgccgccccgtcCCGGATATCCGTGAGATCTCGTCCTCCCCGCGATTtttttttcttccccctcttcgtcctcctccacgaGCTGACTGATTGGTTTGCGTGCAGGCGTCGGCGTGCGCGGCCGGGGACAGCGCCGCCTACCAGAGGAGCTCCTGCTTCGGGGACGACGTCGTCATCGTCGCGTAAGCATCCCCATCCTCCCCTCCCTCATCCGCCCACTCGCCCGCCGATCCAATCATTCTCTTCTTGGTAATAGCATATCTGTCTAGCGTGCGCTAACGGCAGGCCAATTGATGCTACAGTAGTTCCGATTCGTATCCTCTACTCCTTTAGTCTGGTTCAACGGAGATAATTAGCCACTGCTTCTTCAGCCGGTAGACAGCCGAGCCCCCAGCTGTAGTTGAGTGATTTGCAGGTGCTGGTGGTCATATATGCAGGGGGCTCATTTTTTTCCACAGCCTAATTAATCTTGTTGTCTTATAGTGCTGTCTTGCAAGCACACCAAGCATGCTAGATGATCGTGCCAATTATTTTCACAAGAACCAGCAACGCTTGATCCACAGACAGTGCACAGCTCAGAGTTCGGATCTTGTACTCTGCCAGCGGCCAGCTCATAATCATAGCTTCCGTCCAAACTGTTTACATCATAGGTTCTGGAAAAGCAGAGCGTTCCCTCCTGCTGCTATGCAAATCAGGGAACGGAATGATTACAATGGAACGGATGCCATGCTTGCTCTAATTACTACTctcttcttctttgccgtgacAACCCGCAGCGCCTACCGGACGCCGATATGCAAGGCCAAGCGAGGGGGCTTCAAGGACACGTACCCGGAGGACCTTCTTACTCCTGTCCTCAAGGTTTGCGCTCGTCGTCCTGCCGCCCTTTGTGGTTCAGTTCAGTGCTTCGTTATACCTCAGTTTGTTGATCTCCCAAATTTCCATGTATAGGCTGTCCTGGACAAAACTGGAATCAACCCAGCTGAAATCGGCGACGTTGTGGTCGGGACGGTGCTAGGCCCAGGTTCTCAGCGTGCGATCGAGTGCAGGACGTCATCTCTGTTAGCTGGAATTCCTGGTAAATACTGTGTTGTCAGAATCATATATCATATATGCCACCTCATATGAAAGAACAGGTTTCTTTCTTACGGACAGCGATTTCGATTTCCTTAATTCCCTCTCTGCTGATGCAGAGACCGTCCCCGTGAGAACTGTGAACCGCCAATGCTCATCGGGGCTACAGGCAGTAGCAGATGTTGCTGCTGCAATAAAAGCTGGTTTCTATGACATAGGTAATTACCATGTGCTTTATGCTACTTTTGCTGCATAGATGCTTTATTTTAAGTTAAATTAGAGGTGCTGAGCTACAGTTTTTGGGTCCAAAACAGGGATTGGTGCAGGTCTTGAATCCATGTCGGTGAACTCCGTTGGTTGGGAAGGCCAAGTAAACCCAAGAGTAAGGATTCTGGACGCACGCTGTACTTTGCTCCATGTAACTTACTCTGCTTGTGCCTTGGTAACACATTCTTCTTTGCAGGTCATTGAACTACAGAAAGCACAGGATTGTCTTCTACCCATGGGAATAACATCTGAAAATGTTGCTCAGCGATACGGTGTAACCAGAGAAGAGCAAGATAAGGCCGCTGTGAGTTCCTCAGGCATATGCACCATGTTTTAATTCCGTTGCTTCGCCCTACACATGAAAATGTGATTAAAGTTTGCCTTTTAACAGGCTGAGTCTCATGCGAGAGCTGCTGCAGCCACGGCTTCTGGAAAGTTCAAGGATGAGATTATTCCGGTGCATACAAAGGTAAACGACGTAGCTCCTTTTTTTGCACTATATATTTTTTATCTATCAGAAGTATTTAATATGAGCATTAATCACTAACATCATCTCATTCTGCAGCTTATTGACCCCAAAACTGGAGAGGAAAAGAAAGTTGTGATATCAGTGGATGATGGGATTAGGCCAGGGACCACGCTATCTGGATTGGCCAAGCTTAAGACAGTTTTTAAGAAGGATGGGACTACAACTGCAGGTATTCAGAACTCTTTGCTGGCACTACTGTTCCAAACAGAAGTCTGTCTGTCTGTATCTGAAAGATTCTATCTATTAAACCTATGTAGGTAATTCTAGCCAAGTGAGTGATGGTGCTGGAGCCGTTCTTCTCATGAAGAGATCTGTAGCGGTGAGCAAGGGGCTCCCTATACTTGGCGTTTTCAGGTGCGGCATCTGCCTCTCCCTCCTTATGTGTAGAAATAACATTGGTTAACAAGTTTTCTGAATGGTATTTGAGAAATACCTTACCTACATCTGCTGCTTTACTGACTTTATTGGTGTTTCCTCTAATCATAATTTCAGGAGTTTCGTTGCTGTTGGAGTGGATCCAGCTGTTATGGGCGTCGGTCCTGCGGTCGCCATACCTGCTGCAGTGAAGTCTGCTGGCCTTGAGATTGATGATATTGATCTCTTTGAATTGAACGAGGTATGTTCAGTTGTCACAACCCCTGCTTTTCTCTTATCTATGTAACGATTGTTGACGCCCTGTTCATCCATTTGTAGGCCTTTGCCTCCCAATTTGTCTACTGCTGCAACAAGCTGGGCCTCGACCGGTCAAAGGTGAACGTGAATGGAGGAGCCATCGCTATGGGGCATCCTCTTGGCGCAACAGGTAATTGATTGAACATCTGCTGTTGTTCACTTTTGACCTTGGAATGTGATGGTGCCAACAGAAGTTCTACCGCTGAAAAATAAACTGTCGCCGCATCATATGAGCAAACAATGTACTAACCCGGTGAGCCTGTTCTTTCTCTCAGGTGCCCGGTGCATCTCTACGCTTCTGAACGAAATGAAGCGCCGGGGCAGGGACTGCAGATTCGGCGTGGTGACCATGTGCATCGGTTCGTTCTCTCCCCTCTGAACTGAACCTCGCTGCTCACACACACAGTTAAGAATAACGCGTTTGTTGCTGGTAACTGAACACGCTATGTCGTCGTGGATCGCAGGGTCCGGCATGGGCGCGGCGGCCGTGTTCGAGCGGGGCGACTCGGTGGACGAGCTCTCCAATGGGCGCCACACCCAGTCGCACAACTTCCTGTCCAAGGATGCTGCAAAGTAGAGGCGTGAAATGAAGTCGATCATCCTCAGGTATAGATCCTCACAAGCAGCAAAGGCAGACCCACAGCAGAAGAATAATTTTTACAGTCAAGGAAGAAGTTTGAAGAAATGTAATTTCGTGGGGGATAAAAAAGGATGCATTATCAGTAACGTAAATCTTTCGTGTACGCTTGCTCTGAATAAAAGATGTTTTTTTTTCCACGGTAACAAGCCTTGCTCTGATGGTGGAAATGCTCTGTTTTTTTTACAGTAGTACAACCGCGCCACTAGTAGGTGTACTGGGGTACTGGTCGATGTCATGTGGGGGTAGGTAGACACCGGACCACACTACTACTCGTATGTACTAGCAACGACACAAAATTAAATCAAAATCAGCTGTATATACGGTGGTGGGCACGGGGTTCAgtatttttttgaaaatgttgaTTTCTTCACCCATGCCAATGCCATGGCATTTCATTTCCCGCATACACAAAAAAAAACATAATACTAGAGCAAATGAAACCTCCATTTTTCTCCCGTGGGGGTGGGTAGTAGTAGAGAAGAAAATGGATGGCCCATTATGACCGGAATGAAGTTTCACGTCAACTGCCGCGGCCATCGCCACCGACCAGCAGGCCGACGTCCCCCGCCATTCCTCGCCTCATTCCCGACATTCCTAGCTCTCTGGTGGCCGGCCGTGGCAGCTTCGCCATGGATGCGGGCTCAAGGTTGCCGCCAGGCCCCGACGACCATGGAGCTGCTGAAGTGGCCACGAGGCCCACGACTGGGGTCAGCTGCTTGTGCGGGTGATTTTGGGGACGAAGATGCCCATGGgaaaaaaagagagaggaaaataaaaataaaaaaaagcatCAATGGATGGAATATTCGTTTTTACAGTAGAAATTTGCGGTATCTGTTCTACCGCACCATGTGCGGTCATAAACAGTTTTAAGATTCCCCTTATAATGGTTTTACGGTACCATGATACAAGAGATCTGCTAGAGAGCCTTGGCTTAAtggttgggcatgcggttgtgcagcctaacgaTCCAAATTTAATTTTCAGAATTGACAGGTGATGTACAGGGGTTTCTCTTATTTATTGAGAATCAAGTTTGGTGTGTGGTGGAACCATtcatcaaaaaatatcttgatactcattttttttaaaaaaaaatccgagAACTATGTTTATCTTGATACTCATACTAAAATGtccgtatgcatccctagttggtgcagaggccggggaagtgaaattcCCCCCCCCATTATAAGCTGTACATGTTGCTGCTAACGTCCGACCCCCGCGTCATCCCCAGGGCGGCTCGGGGGAACCCTAGGTACGCTGCCGTGGCCCCCCTCTACAGCAcatctctgaaggaaatatgccctagaggtaataataaagttattatttatttccttatttcatgataactgtttattattcatgctagaattgtattaaccggaaacataatacatgtgtgaatacatagacaaacatagtgtcactagtatgcctctacttgactagctcgttaatcaaagatggttaagtttcctaaccatagacatgagttatcatttgattaacgggatcacatcattagaagaatgatgtgattgacttgacccattctgttagcttagcacttgatcatttagtatgttgctattgctttcttcatgacttatacatgttcctacaactatgagattatgcaactcccgtttatcggaggaacactttgtgtgctaccaaacgtcacaacgtaactgggtgattataaaggagctctacaggtgtctccgaaggtacatgttgggttggcgtatttcgagattaggatttgtcactctgattgtcggagaagtatctctgggccctctcggtaatgcacatcactataaagccttgcaagcaatatgactaatgagttagttgcgggatgatacattacgtaacgagtaaagagacttgccagtaacgagattgaactaggtattgagatactgacgaccgaatctcgggcaagtaacataccgatgacaaagggaacaacgtatgttgttatgcggtttgaccgataaagatcttcgtagaatatgtaggagccaatatgagcatccaggttccgctattggttattgaccggaaacgtgtctcggtcatgtctacattgttctcgaacccgtagggtccgcacgcttaaggtttcgatgacagttatattatgagtttatgagttttgatgtaccgaaggagttcggagtcccggatgagatcggggacatgacgaggagtctcgaaatggccgagacataaagatcgatatattggacgactatattcggagttcggaaaggttccgagtgattcaggtatttttcagagtaccggagagttacgggaatacggggaagagtattgggccttaatggaccttagtgggaaggagccaggaggtggcgcgcacccctcccaagcccagtccgaattggacaaggggtttggggcgcggcccccctctcccttccttctccactcccctcctttccccccttctcctagttggactaggaaagaaggaaacctactcctactaggagtaggaatcctactcccttggcgcgcccctcctagggccggcctcctcctcccttgcttctttctatacgggggcagggggcaccccaaaggaacaACAATTGaccccttggatctcttagccgtgtgcggtgcccccctccaccatagtccacctcgataatatcgtagcggtgcttaggcgaagccctgcaa
Above is a window of Triticum aestivum cultivar Chinese Spring chromosome 6B, IWGSC CS RefSeq v2.1, whole genome shotgun sequence DNA encoding:
- the LOC123139876 gene encoding 3-ketoacyl-CoA thiolase 2, peroxisomal isoform X2, with translation MEKAIDRQRVLLAHLLPSSSAAPSRISASACAAGDSAAYQRSSCFGDDVVIVAAYRTPICKAKRGGFKDTYPEDLLTPVLKAVLDKTGINPAEIGDVVVGTVLGPGSQRAIECRTSSLLAGIPETVPVRTVNRQCSSGLQAVADVAAAIKAGFYDIGIGAGLESMSVNSVGWEGQVNPRVIELQKAQDCLLPMGITSENVAQRYGVTREEQDKAAAESHARAAAATASGKFKDEIIPVHTKLIDPKTGEEKKVVISVDDGIRPGTTLSGLAKLKTVFKKDGTTTAGNSSQVSDGAGAVLLMKRSVAVSKGLPILGVFRSFVAVGVDPAVMGVGPAVAIPAAVKSAGLEIDDIDLFELNEAFASQFVYCCNKLGLDRSKVNVNGGAIAMGHPLGATGARCISTLLNEMKRRGRDCRFGVVTMCIGSGMGAAAVFERGDSVDELSNGRHTQSHNFLSKDAAK
- the LOC123139876 gene encoding 3-ketoacyl-CoA thiolase 2, peroxisomal isoform X1 yields the protein MEKAIDRQRVLLAHLLPSSSAAPSRISASACAAGDSAAYQRSSCFGDDVVIVAAYRTPICKAKRGGFKDTYPEDLLTPVLKAVLDKTGINPAEIGDVVVGTVLGPGSQRAIECRTSSLLAGIPETVPVRTVNRQCSSGLQAVADVAAAIKAGFYDIGIGAGLESMSVNSVGWEGQVNPRVRILDARCTLLHVTYSACALVTHSSLQVIELQKAQDCLLPMGITSENVAQRYGVTREEQDKAAAESHARAAAATASGKFKDEIIPVHTKLIDPKTGEEKKVVISVDDGIRPGTTLSGLAKLKTVFKKDGTTTAGNSSQVSDGAGAVLLMKRSVAVSKGLPILGVFRSFVAVGVDPAVMGVGPAVAIPAAVKSAGLEIDDIDLFELNEAFASQFVYCCNKLGLDRSKVNVNGGAIAMGHPLGATGARCISTLLNEMKRRGRDCRFGVVTMCIGSGMGAAAVFERGDSVDELSNGRHTQSHNFLSKDAAK